From Medicago truncatula cultivar Jemalong A17 chromosome 7, MtrunA17r5.0-ANR, whole genome shotgun sequence, a single genomic window includes:
- the LOC25498651 gene encoding laccase-7, with the protein MKIFLFLLALVFAFLASSLVFAGTVEHTFKVQNMTIKRLCNKREIVAVNGKFPGPKINIHEGDTVIIHVINNSPYNITIHWHGVFQLFSAWADGPEYATQCPIIPGNKYTYKFKVTQQEGTLFWHAHTSVLRSTVYGAFIIQPHSNRFPFPKPYKQVPILLGDWYDANVVDVENEALVTGGAPNSSDAYTINGLPGDLYNCSKNHMFKMKVKPGMTYLLRIINVALNNNLFFKIANHSFTVVALDADYTNPFETDIIVIAPGQTVDALFTANQPIGSYYMAASPYEVGVRDFANITTRGIVVYDALLSPQLPIMPSLPPFNDTPTAHRFFSNITGSVRAPHWVPVPLNVDEHMFITVGLGLERCDPSNVANATCLGPFNQQLSFSMNNESFVIPKGRGLSMLEAFFNNVSGVYTADFPNNPPVIFDFTNPNPNLNTNLLFAPKSTKVKRLKFNSTLEIVFQSTSLVGAQNHPMHIHGFSFHILAQGFGNFNSTTDRAKFNLVNPQRRNTIAVPVGGWAVIRFQANNPGVWFVHCHMEDHVARGLDMAFEVENGPTPSTSLPPPPADLPKC; encoded by the exons ATGAAGATATTCTTGTTTTTGCTAGCATTGGTTTTTGCTTTTCTAGCTTCTTCACTAGTTTTTGCTGGTACCGTGGAACACACTTTCAAA GTTCAAAACATGACTATCAAACGCTTGTGCAATAAGAGAGAAATTGTTGCGGTTAATGGAAAATTCCCAGGACCAAAGATAAATATCCATGAAGGTGACACTGTGATTATCCATGTGATCAACAATTCACCCTACAATATTACAATTCACTG GCATGGAGTGTTTCAACTGTTTAGTGCTTGGGCAGATGGTCCTGAATATGCAACTCAATGCCCTATAATTCCAGGAAACAAGTACACATATAAGTTCAAAGTGACACAACAAGAAGGAACTTTATTTTGGCATGCTCATACATCAGTTCTACGTTCCACAGTTTATGGTGCTTTCATCATTCAACCTCATTCAAATCGATTTCCATTTCCTAAACCCTACAAGCAAGTTCCTATTCTATTAG GTGACTGGTATGATGCTAATGTTGTTGACGTTGAGAATGAAGCTCTCGTCACCGGTGGCGCTCCAAATTCATCTGATGCCTACACAATCAATGGATTGCCCGGTGATCTCTATAATTGTTCCAAAAATC ATATGTTCAAGATGAAGGTGAAACCAGGGATGACATACTTGCTACGGATAATCAATGTTGCACTCAATAAcaatcttttcttcaaaatagcAAATCACAGTTTCACAGTTGTTGCACTGGATGCTGACTACACGAATCCATTCGAGACTGACATCATCGTTATCGCCCCTGGCCAAACAGTTGATGCTTTGTTCACAGCAAATCAACCTATAGGATCTTACTACATGGCTGCCTCTCCTTACGAAGTTGGTGTCCGCGACTTTGCCAACATCACAACTCGTGGCATTGTCGTTTATGATGCCTTATTATCACCACAACTACCTATCATGCCTTCCCTACCACCTTTCAACGACACACCAACGGCTCATAGATTCTTTAGCAACATAACCGGCTCGGTGAGGGCACCGCATTGGGTTCCAGTCCCACTTAATGTTGATGAACACATGTTTATTACCGTTGGATTAGGCCTTGAAAGGTGTGATCCTTCAAACGTCGCCAATGCCACGTGTCTTGGTCCGTTTAACCAACAATTGTCTTTTAGCATGAACAATGAGTCTTTTGTTATTCCTAAAGGGAGAGGACTTTCTATGTTGGAAGCATTTTTCAACAACGTGAGCGGAGTTTACACCGCCGATTTCCCTAACAATCCTCCGGTTATATTTGACTTCACTAACCCTAACCCGAATTTAAATACGAACCTTTTATTTGCTCCGAAATCAACCAAGGTAAAGAGACTCAAGTTCAATTCAACGTTGGAGATTGTTTTCCAAAGTACATCACTTGTTGGTGCACAAAACCATCCTATGCATATTCATGGTTTTAGCTTCCACATTTTGGCTCAAGGGTTTGGAAATTTCAATTCCACCACTGATCGTGCCAAGTTTAATCTGGTAAACCCTCAAAGACGTAACACGATTGCTGTTCCTGTGGGAGGATGGGCTGTCATCAGATTTCAAGCAAATAATCCAG GAGTGTGGTTTGTACACTGTCACATGGAAGATCATGTTGCACGGGGACTAGACATGGCTTTTGAGGTTGAGAATGGACCAACTCCTTCAACTTCACTCCCTCCACCACCTGCTGATCTTCCTAAATGTTAA